One Setaria viridis chromosome 7, Setaria_viridis_v4.0, whole genome shotgun sequence genomic region harbors:
- the LOC117863690 gene encoding F-box protein At1g11270, whose product MAAATRSHPDLLASSSPGPGEVVADHQALPYIPDDLILAILRRLPAKSVLRFRCVSKAWLAMLSSRSFVDAHLEFSAAARPTMLIVPGKYHLLDPRRLRTAFWMGFYKYTSGGADTELLHGERFPGGVASWFKPMHCDGLILVYTRHQELMVCNPATREFVQLLRETERDCLSCLHDAVGFGRDPRSNTYKVVRLFYSSEHGGGLVNVFSCRAEVLTLGTNQQWRRVATPPRLFNPHPAPVHVSGFIYWSDVSDPNNLVLLRFNLATETFAATPYPPCKLPGHACLAEWEGELCCFWVPAPAELAEIWTCDGKADAPTWTRRISVRLPTDTITPGLAYAQGPPTVTFHGKDMLLRGCRKLYRYSVETEEMKRVAVAVEDLKYDRPVDSDYLQKISGEKVEATAFHVVNYAESLVRIRGSSTDTLKPRAFSVWLRIFLCIQSLITRHGWAKSTICWIVLISCLIIAFLSYRNI is encoded by the coding sequence ATGGCTGCAGCGACGAGATCGCATCCAGACCTCCTGGCGTCGTCGTCTCCTGGACCTGGAGAAGTCGTTGCTGACCATCAGGCCCTCCCATACATCCCTGACGACTTGATCCTGGCCATCCTTCGACGGCTCCCCGCCAAGTCCGTCCTCCGGTTCAGGTGCGTCAGCAAGGCCTGGCTCGCCATGCTCTCGAGCCGGAGCTTCGTGGACGCGCACCTCGagttctccgccgccgcgcggccgaCGATGCTCATAGTGCCCGGCAAGTACCACCTGTTAGACCCTCGTCGTCTGAGGACGGCCTTCTGGATGGGGTTCTACAAGTacaccagcggcggcgccgacacCGAGCTGCTTCATGGCGAGCGCTTCCCCGGCGGCGTCGCGTCATGGTTCAAGCCTATGCACTGCGACGGCCTGATCCTCGTCTACACGCGACACCAGGAGCTAATGGTCTGCAACCCAGCGACAAGGGAGTTCGTCCAGCTGCTCAGGGAAACCGAGCGAGACTGCCTGAGCTGTCTTCATGATGCGGTTGGGTTTGGCCGGGACCCACGCAGCAACACGTACAAGGTGGTGAGGCTGTTCTATTCAAGCGAACACGGCGGCGGGCTGGTGAATGTCTTCTCCTGCAGGGCTGAGGTGCTCACGCTGGGAACCAATCAACAATGGCGGCGGGTCGCCACTCCGCCGCGCCTCTTCAACCCGCACCCGGCTCCCGTCCATGTCAGCGGCTTCATCTACTGGTCTGACGTCTCTGATCCCAACAACTTGGTGCTGCTCCGCTTCAACTTAGCCACCGAGACGTTCGCCGCGACGCCGTACCCTCCTTGCAAATTGCCGGGCCATGCCTGCTTGGCAGAATGGGAGGGTGAGTTGTGCTGCTTCTGGGTTCCCGCACCGGCTGAGTTGGCGGAGATCTGGACCTGCGATGGCAAGGCGGATGCGCCGACGTGGACTCGGCGCATCAGTGTTCGGCTTCCAACAGACACCATCACACCTGGCCTCGCATATGCTCAGGGACCACCCACGGTTACTTTTCATGGCAAGGATATGCTTCTGAGAGGTTGCCGTAAGCTTTACCGGTACAGCGTAGAAACTGAAGAGATGAAAAGGGTTGCTGTTGCAGTTGAGGATCTCAAGTACGATCGCCCGGTGGACAGCGATTACCTGCAGAAAATTTCGGGTGAGAAGGTGGAGGCAACAGCTTTCCATGTTGTCAACTATGCGGAGAGTCTTGTGCGGATCAGGGGAAGCAGCACTGACACCCTGAAGCCACGAGCATTTTCAGTGTGGCTACGTATCTTCCTCTGTATACAGAGTCTGATAACCAGACACGGATGGGCAAAGAGCACCATATGCTGGATCGTTCTTATCAGCTGCTTAATAATTGCGTTCTTATCATACAGAAACATATAG
- the LOC117863270 gene encoding uncharacterized protein, giving the protein MADGAGRRWQDEVEPELRPSLIQQTVAKIDELFRAKEESPPEGLYEDVANVENEAFMTAKDKIDYLRRVSYMLSRCRNQAQLQAAARRQQQMEMMHQIQLANTVQAIHGCNPSFTAVPQAVPMMASPSRPTFQSPNQHMAHPFASNMQINVNQGPSDMMPMLYHTFNSQPAMVAPMAQSVGQQPIVMQSDNQHPVMQLQPTNIAQCHWENMAQLQGQPIAQPNGHQSYLLSQNVCAYAQHLQPTVQQQYFWINQQPVGLQRYQMLGANVAKTNDGYSGGWNNQQNAGWASGIQSPSTACEQVELKRQTNMESQLMPPAERQITINQQSNAHCPSPQSQARMESAREVDWREEMVQQIKSLKDAYFLELVELDQNFVLQRLTEEQFKSLPREKVDTYNQMLQKKCYISHVLEFLQLKKSLETYRGKLPVYKKAIHLLLGQGKRKANAEMNTGQESKSCPRQSPPETINLTADKAPFTGGKSYQQKLSADESIDQVRQNVVTTPSVEKKTDSKQLQEVKGPCFSIKSPGALQSSPITDVGLSCVLSLTDKSGVASPNALLKSRSQSSISHPVVIAVASPCLSTKSTLTSTVDKLGFVAGASSCSSVKSASPSAIAKSGILPVASPSDGDSSSLLHNNGAVNCCNLTPDPPCQTHTPAGQAEDQEHGGAETPVAKRPIDRLVAAVSLGYCSPSVLSSSPAVLRSSVNLIESALREMDSVPSRIQSNSKMKRIFCVTSASELPTFGSTDGSTVTFEFDASDSALSSNRSVKRQKTQNTKDALLDETEAVNSRLIDTVISITSDDREDGARTMTLVKLSYTAVSLAPSLKLHFATTGNLQPLVMPMTLLIPADYPRSSPVIVEDEGDAQLRTKFSCISVVVDAAFRRELHNLQEPRSLKETAMVWDSCVRRAITEYAYLLGGGTLSSSIEHVRVGSAQEKRGTHAHMWD; this is encoded by the exons ATGGCggacggcgccggccgccggtggcAGGACGAGGTGGAGCCCGAGCTGCGCCCCAGCCTGATCCAGCAAAC AGTGGCGAAAATCGATGAGTTATTCAGGGCCAAGGAAGAATCCCCTCCTGAGGGACTCTACGAAGATGTAGCCAATGTTGAGAACGAAGCATTCATGACAGCCAAAGACAAG ATTGACTACTTGAGGCGGGTATCTTACATGCTCAGTAGATGTCGGAATCAGGCGCAACTGCAGGCTGCTGCACGCCGTCAGCAACAGATGGAGATGATGCACCAGATTCAGCTGGCTAACACGGTTCAAGCTATTCACGGATGCAACCCCTCATTTACCGCTGTTCCTCAGGCAGTGCCGATGATGGCTAGTCCCTCAAGGCCAACTTTTCAGTCGCCGAACCAGCACATGGCTCACCCTTTTGCGTCAAACATGCAGATCAATGTTAACCAAGGACCATCAGATATGATGCCAATGCTCTATCATACTTTCAACTCTCAGCCTGCGATGGTTGCTCCAATGGCACAAAGCGTCGGTCAGCAACCAATAGTTATGCAGAGTGACAACCAACACCCAGTCATGCAACTGCAGCCCACAAACATTGCACAATGCCACTGGGAAAACATGGCACAGCTGCAAGGACAACCAATTGCACAACCAAATGGGCACCAGAGTTACCTCCTTAGCCAAAATGTCTGTGCCTATGCGCAACACCTGCAGCCGACAGTACAGCAGCAATATTTTTGGATCAACCAACAGCCAGTGGGCCTGCAAAGGTATCAAATGCTTGGTGCTAATGTGGCAAAGACGAACGATGGTTATTCTGGTGGATGGAACAATCAGCAAAACGCTGGGTGGGCTTCTGGGATACAATCACCATCGACGGCATGCGAACAGGTGGAGCTCAAGAGGCAGACTAACATGGAATCTCAGTTGATGCCTCCAGCCGAGAGGCAGATTACTATCAATCAGCAAAGCAATGCGCACTGTCCAAGCCCACAGAGTCAAG CAAGGATGGAAAGTGCTCGAGAAGTGGATTGGAGGGAGGAAATGGTCCAGCAG ATCAAGTCGTTGAAGGATGCTTACTTTTTGGAGCTCGTGGAACTCGATCAGAACTTTGTTTTGCAAAGACTAACAGAG GAACAATTCAAGTCATTACCCAGAGAGAAAGTTGACACATACAACCAGATGttacaaaaaaaatgttataTCAGTCATGTACTGGAGTTCTTACAGCTCAAGAAAAGCCTCGAGACCTATAGGGGGAAACTCCCCGTGTATAAGAAAGCCATTCATTTACTACTTGGTCAGGGGAAAAGGAAAGCGAATGCAGAGATGAATACAGGACAGGAGTCAAAGAGTTGTCCTAGGCAATCTCCACCTGAAACCATCAATTTGACTGCTGATAAAGCCCCATTCACTGGTGGCAAAAG TTACCAGCAAAAACTGTCAGCAGATGAAAGCATTGACCAAGTGAGGCAAAACGTTGTCACAACACCATCAGTTGAAAAGAAAACCGATAGCAAACAATTGCAAGAAGTAAAAGGCCCTTGTTTCTCAATCAAATCACCAGGAGCCTTACAGTCCTCGCCCATCACTGATGTTGGGTTATCCTGCGTGCTGTCATTAACTGACAAGTCAGGGGTTGCTTCACCCAATGCCTTACTGAAGTCAAGATCACAATCATCCATTTCCCATCCGGTGGTTATAGCAGTTGCTTCACCCTGTCTGTCAACGAAGTCCACGTTGACATCGACCGTCGATAAGTTAGGGTTTGTAGCAGGTGCTTCATCCTGTTCATCAGTGAAGTCTGCCTCGCCTTCAGCCATTGCCAAGTCAGGGATTCTACCGGTTGCTTCACCATCTGATGGTGATTCTTCCTCGTTGCTGCACAACAATGGAGCAGTAAATTGCTGCAACCTGACACCAGACCCACCATGTCAGACACATACACCAGCTGGTCAAGCGGAGGATCAGGAGCATGGTGGAGCTGAAACACCGGTGGCCAAGAGGCCCATCGACCGTCTAGTTGCAGCAGTGAGCCTTGGATATTGCTCACCTTCA GTGCTTTCTTCATCACCAGCAGTGCTTCGCAGCTCAGTTAATTTGATTGAGTCCGCACTGAGGGAAATGGATTCAGTACCATCAAGGATTCAATCCAATAGCAAAATGAAGCGTATCTTTTGTGTTACATCTGCTTCTGAATTACCAACATTCGGCAGCACGGATGGCAGCACCGTGACATTTGAGTTTGATGCATCAGATTCTGCACTCAGCAGTAATCGCAGTGTTAAGAGGCAGAAAACACAG AACACAAAGGATGCTCTGCTGGATGAGACTGAAGCTGTCAACAGCAGACTAATTGATACAGTGATAAGCATCACCAGCGATGATAGAGAAGATGGGGCCAGGACCATGACCCTGGTCAAACTCTCATACACTGCAGTTTCCCTTGCACCAAGCCTTAAATTGCATTTTGCAACAACAGGAAATCTCCAGCCTCTCGTGATGCCCATGACGCTGTTGATCCCTGCCGATTATCCGAGAAGCTCTCCAGTTATTGTGGAAGATGAAGGAGATGCTCAGCTAAG GACAAAGTTCAGCTGCATCTCAGTGGTGGTGGATGCGGCATTCCGCCGTGAGCTCCACAATCTCCAGGAGCCCAGGTCATTGAAGGAAACGGCCATGGTGTGGGACTCCTGCGTGCGGCGCGCGATCACGGAATATGCCTACCTGCTGGGTGGAGGGACGCTGAGCTCGAGCATTGAGCATGTGAGGGTTGGGTCGGCGCAAGAGAAAAGGGGAACGCATGCGCATATGTGGGATTGA
- the LOC140223323 gene encoding uncharacterized protein, giving the protein METRITELEEEVTDMEHDMMVRTARLSSIPSGSEDNRAPPPPPPPPPSLEAILAAQTELLRHIVQGQQHQPQGGRGHQQPQIARYEDFLGTQPPLFHKTEDPLDADAWIHILESKFELLTTPCTDDNKARFAAQQLRGSARLWWDHYHAMLPADHIVSWDEFKTAFRGHHIPEGLMERKLNEFLALTQGSRDVLHYAQAFNDLCRYASYHADTDEKKRDRFRRGLSLELKERLNPIKVDTYNELVNLAISQEDCMKALKADLKRKAPMISPSPPARKFRMVPPSAPHRPAQPGRWVARPPPPAAPHFPGFQPQAPQRNLPPPPRPANGNRCFTCGNVGHFAKDCPRNKNQHPGQSNAMVNKGKKPKVQVRHGRLNFTNVAELPEGAPVMTGSVTPKGRI; this is encoded by the exons ATGGAGACCCGGATCACCGAGCTAGAGGAGGAGGTGACagatatggagcacgatatg atggtgcgcaCTGCACGCTTAAGCTCGATCCCAAGTGGTAGCGAGGATAATCGAgcacctccgccaccaccgcctcccccgccttcgctagaggcgatcttggctgcACAGACAGAGCTCTTGCGACACATCGTCCAAGGGCAGCAACACCAGCCTCAGGGAGGAAGGGGTCATCAGCAGCCCCAGAttgctcgttatgaggattTCTTAGGGACCCAGCCCCCGCTCTTCCACAAGACTGAGGATCCTCTCGATGCTGATGCATGGATTCACATTCtggaatccaagttcgagcttctcactaCGCCTTGCACCGATGACAACAAGGCACGGTTCGCagcccagcagctgcgtggttctgcccgcctctggtgggaccactaccacgccatgctgccggctgaccACATCGTCAGCTgggacgagttcaagaccgctttcagaggccatcatatccctgagggcctaatggagcgcaagctcaatgagttcctggctctcacccagggaagtCGCGACGTCCTGCATTACGCACAGGCCTTCAACGACCTCTGCCGCTATGCCAGCTATCACGCGGAtacggatgagaagaagcgggatcgGTTCCGCAGGGGCTTGAGTCTCGaactcaaggaaaggctgaaccccatcaaagtggatacctacaacgagctggtgaatctggccatttcccaggaagactgcatgaaggccctcaaggctgaCCTGAAGCGGAAAGCTCCCATGATATCACCTAGCCCGCCTGCTCGGAaattcaggatggttcccccttcaGCACCTCACAGGCCCgcgcagcctgggagatgggttgctcgccctccaccaccggcagcacctcatttccccggtttccagccGCAGGCGCCTCAGCGCaaccttccaccgccgccgcgccctgcaaatggtaaccgctgcttcacctgcggcaacgtgggacactttgccaaggactgccccagaaacaagaatcaacaCCCCGGCCAGAGCAATGCAATGGTgaacaagggaaagaagcccaaAGTACAAGTTCGTCATGGCAGGCTAAACTTCACCAATGTGGCAGAACTCCCAGAAGGCGCACCggtgatgacgg gttctgtcacaccaaagggtcGTATATGA